The Streptomyces taklimakanensis nucleotide sequence TGCTGCCCCTGGCCCGCTCGGTGCTCGCCCAGCTCGCCGCCCTGCACGGGCCGAGCACCCTGGAGATCGTGCTGATCGCCCCGGGGCGGGCGCCCGGCGGCGCGCGCGACGGAGCCGGTGGGCGGGAGGGGGACTGGTCCTGGATCGGCTGGCTGCCGCACCTGCGCCCGGCACACGGCCAGGACTGCCGACTGCTGTTGGCGTACGACCACGAGCAGGCCGCCGCCCGCGTCGAGGAGCTGCTCGAACGGCTGGACGCCCCGGCCGCCGCTCCGGGAACGGGCTCGGTCCGGGGCCCGTCGACCGTCGCCGTGGTCGACGGGGACCCGGGCTCCGCCGAGCTGCGCGAGGCCGTCTCCCGGCTGGCCGCGCACGGCCCGTCCGCCGGCGTGCACCTGCTGTGCCTGGCCGAGACCCCGGCCGCCACTCCCACCTCTCCGCTCGCCGACACCCTCCGGGCGGCGGCCTCCGTCTCCCCCGCCTTCCGCTCCTGCGGTGCCGTCGGCCTGCTCAGCGGCGCCGTCGCCACGGCGGTCCGGCTGGTCGTGCGCGGCACGGACCCGGCGACCGCGCCGGTGGCCGGCGTCGACGGCGTGTCGGCGGCCTGGGCCGAGCGCTTCGCGCGGGCCCTGGCCCCGCTGCGCGAGGCCGACGCGACCGACGGCCCGTCCGCGGCCCGTCCCGTCCCCCTGCCGGAGAGTTCGCGGCTGCTGGACGAGCTTGGGCTGGCACGGGCCACGCCCGCCGCACTGCTGGCCCGCTGGGCCGACGACCCGGTGGAGCGGGCGGACGGAACGCCCCGGGCGGCGGGCCGGGGTCCCGGCCCGGACGGTGCTCCCGCCGGAGCCGGTGTCCCCGGCGGGCCCGGCGGCCCCGTCGGCCCGCGCGCCGGGGCGGTTCTCGGCGCCGGAACGCGCGGCCCGGTCACCGTCGACCTCGCGGCCGACCGCGGCCCCCTGCTGATCGGCGGCCCGGCCGGCTCCGGCAAGACGGAACTGCTGCGCTCCCTGGCCGCCTCGCTGGCCGCCGGGGAGCGGCCGGACCGGCTCTCCCTGGTCCTGGTGGACGGCGACGGCGACGGGCTGCGGCCCTGCGGCGACCTCCCGCACGCCTCGACGTACCTGCCCGCAGGGGATCCGGTGCGGATGCGGGAGTTCGCCCAGGCCCTCAGCGGAGAGCTGAAGCGCCGCGCCGACATGCTGGGCGACCTCCCCTACGAGGCATACGCGGCACGGGAGGCGTGGGCGCGGCACCGCGCCGCCGCCGGCCCGGCCGCCCGGGTGGTGGCCCAGCGCCGGACCGGGGGCGGGCCCGGTGTGGGCCGGCCCCCGCACCGGCCCCCGCACCGGGCACAGGTCCCGGCCCCCGGCACGGGTCCGGTTCCGGTGTCCGGCGGCCCGGGGGACGAACGGCCGGGCCGGGAGGGGCGGTACGGCACGGACCGGGGCACCCTCGCGCTCCGGTCGCGCGGCGAGCTCCCCGGCGAACTCCCCGTGGCCGGCGGGGACGGTGAGAGCGGCGGGGGCGGCGGAGCACCCGGTCCCCTGCCCCGCGTGGTGGTCGTCGTCGACGACTTCGACACCCTGGTCGCCCCCGCGCTGGGCAACCCCGGCCGTCCGGCGGCCGGTTCGGTGGTACGCGCGCTGGAGGCCGTGGCACGGGACGGCGCCCGGCTGGGCGTCCATCTGTTGGCCGCGACCGGCCGCCCGGAGCACACGGAGCACACGGCCGCCGACCGGGGCGCGCCCCTGCGGGTGTTCCTGGGTGGGGACGGCGGTTCGGCCGCCGAGGGCGTGCCGCCCGGACGCGGTGTGCTCCACCGGCCGGACGGTTCGGTGACGGCCTTCCAGGCCGGTCGGGTCTCGGGCCGCATACCCCGGACGGCGACGTTGCGGCCCACGGTGGTTCCCCTGGACTGGGCGCGCGTCGGCGACCC carries:
- a CDS encoding FHA domain-containing protein; amino-acid sequence: MQIRLTVLGPRGGHAEPTAGGCDVLVTAPPGTTLSAVTSALAAAAAAAGAAPAVPSGDAVTVFAGARRLDADRQMLGVPPLVDGAVVSLYGPTAPWGHGPAPGGARARLHVVAGPDAGGVHLLRGGQVRLGRSAEADVPLDDPDVSRLHCAITVPDRGTATVTDLASTNGTTVDGTAVHDRPVPLPPGATLRLGESAVRLRSGDADEGTDRILATLPDGEGRLRIAPPAGTPDGARGTTGPPGRTPAAETVGGLGTATIAPAPPAPPYGSGGATTPYVPDPARAAEEAEHERAAHPFPAGGGTHGAGLARPRGDTDRPADRRGRGGLGSWARRLAGGRAEEPAGAPGGPDAPAAPARSVPEDHRLPDPSEILLTAVGPGPRLWERGIDHPDALAVRLGTVRGAGGAVAPVAVGLRRTGSLGLAGPRGRLLPLARSVLAQLAALHGPSTLEIVLIAPGRAPGGARDGAGGREGDWSWIGWLPHLRPAHGQDCRLLLAYDHEQAAARVEELLERLDAPAAAPGTGSVRGPSTVAVVDGDPGSAELREAVSRLAAHGPSAGVHLLCLAETPAATPTSPLADTLRAAASVSPAFRSCGAVGLLSGAVATAVRLVVRGTDPATAPVAGVDGVSAAWAERFARALAPLREADATDGPSAARPVPLPESSRLLDELGLARATPAALLARWADDPVERADGTPRAAGRGPGPDGAPAGAGVPGGPGGPVGPRAGAVLGAGTRGPVTVDLAADRGPLLIGGPAGSGKTELLRSLAASLAAGERPDRLSLVLVDGDGDGLRPCGDLPHASTYLPAGDPVRMREFAQALSGELKRRADMLGDLPYEAYAAREAWARHRAAAGPAARVVAQRRTGGGPGVGRPPHRPPHRAQVPAPGTGPVPVSGGPGDERPGREGRYGTDRGTLALRSRGELPGELPVAGGDGESGGGGGAPGPLPRVVVVVDDFDTLVAPALGNPGRPAAGSVVRALEAVARDGARLGVHLLAATGRPEHTEHTAADRGAPLRVFLGGDGGSAAEGVPPGRGVLHRPDGSVTAFQAGRVSGRIPRTATLRPTVVPLDWARVGDPPTRRPVRELGNGPTDLALLASAIERAAREAGAPPPPPLL